In the genome of Poecilia reticulata strain Guanapo linkage group LG16, Guppy_female_1.0+MT, whole genome shotgun sequence, one region contains:
- the gpr20 gene encoding G-protein coupled receptor 20 isoform X1 produces the protein MCVLLSYSATFCLSCQSLHHQLNPVLTLLMWVTTNTMNYNNTQSWLSINTSFSTLPITNTPANRSGMGAYLERLAHLDEGLYNDFYGLWIALMVINSVIFLVGMLLNTVALYVFCYRTKQKTTSVIYTINLAVTDLLVNLSLPTRISLYYSGGACLTCSYMHIFSYFVNMYCSILFLTCICVDRYLAIVQVEVSRRWRNSSVAKVVCITVWLFAIVVTYSFLSTAFQHTGCCISKLLFLTITEFFLPLIVIVVFTLRIMWALTDRRLMQQSRKRRRRAVQLLTTVLIIFTVCFTPFHIRQVLLYFYPDMSHQVIVYHLTVTLSSLNSCMDPVVYCFVTNNFKATMKHILRRAEPEQTSGDIVSMQHSSKASGRTVSAITNNRIMMTRIPSIRLRDILDNKHTP, from the exons atgTGTGTTCTTCTCTCTTACAGTGCCACTTTTTGTCTGAGTTGCCAGTCTCTCCATCATCAACTTAACCCCGTCTTGACGCTGTTAATGTGGGTCACCACCAACACGATGAACTACAATAATACTCAATCCTGGCTTTCTATCAACACCTCATTTTCCACCCTGCCCATAACAAACACGCCAGCTAACAGAAGTGGCATGGGAGCGTATCTTGAAAGACTGGCCCATTTAGACGAAGGACTGTACAATGATTTCTACGGCCTCTGGATTGCACTGATGGTCATAAACTCCGTCATATTCCTG GTGGGCATGCTGCTCAACACAGTTGCACTTTACGTTTTTTGTTACCGTACGAAGCAGAAGACCACCTCAGTGATCTACACCATCAACCTGGCAGTGACGGACCTCTTGGTGAATCTTTCTCTGCCAACCCGCATCTCGCTGTACTACAGCGGTGGAGCTTGCCTCACCTGCTCCTACATGCACATATTCAGCTACTTTGTGAACATGTACTGCAGCATCTTATTTTTAACCTGCATATGTGTCGACCGTTACCTTGCCATTGTGCAG GTTGAAGTTTCACGTCGTTGGAGGAACTCCAGCGTAGCCAAGGTGGTCTGTATTACGGTCTGGCTGTTTGCCATCGTGGTCACATACTCCTTTCTCTCCACTGCGTTCCAGCACACGGGCTGCTGCATCTCaaagctcctcttcctcacaatCACAGAGTTCTTTTTACCCCTCATCGTCATTGTGGTTTTTACTCTTCGCATTATGTGGGCCCTGACAGACCGTCGACTCATGCAGCAGAGCAG GAAGCGGAGGAGAAGAGCCGTCCAGCTACTGACTACTGTGCTGATCATCTTCACAGTCTGTTTCACTCCATTCCACATCAGACAA gttttattgtatttctacCCTGACATGTCCCATCAAGTGATTGTGTACCACTTAACCGTCACTCTAAGTAGCTTGAACAGCTGTATGGATCCAGTTGTCTACTGCTTtgtaacaaataattttaag GCTACAATGAAACACATTCTCCGTCGTGCCGAGCCAGAGCAGACCAGTGGGGACATTGTCAGTATGCAGCACAGCTCCAAGGCCTCTGGGCGGACAGTTAGCGCCATCACCAATAACAGGATCATGATGACCAGGATTCCCAGCATACGACTGAGAGACATTTTGGACAACAAACATACTCCATGA
- the gpr20 gene encoding G-protein coupled receptor 20 isoform X2, whose translation MWVTTNTMNYNNTQSWLSINTSFSTLPITNTPANRSGMGAYLERLAHLDEGLYNDFYGLWIALMVINSVIFLVGMLLNTVALYVFCYRTKQKTTSVIYTINLAVTDLLVNLSLPTRISLYYSGGACLTCSYMHIFSYFVNMYCSILFLTCICVDRYLAIVQVEVSRRWRNSSVAKVVCITVWLFAIVVTYSFLSTAFQHTGCCISKLLFLTITEFFLPLIVIVVFTLRIMWALTDRRLMQQSRKRRRRAVQLLTTVLIIFTVCFTPFHIRQVLLYFYPDMSHQVIVYHLTVTLSSLNSCMDPVVYCFVTNNFKATMKHILRRAEPEQTSGDIVSMQHSSKASGRTVSAITNNRIMMTRIPSIRLRDILDNKHTP comes from the exons ATGTGGGTCACCACCAACACGATGAACTACAATAATACTCAATCCTGGCTTTCTATCAACACCTCATTTTCCACCCTGCCCATAACAAACACGCCAGCTAACAGAAGTGGCATGGGAGCGTATCTTGAAAGACTGGCCCATTTAGACGAAGGACTGTACAATGATTTCTACGGCCTCTGGATTGCACTGATGGTCATAAACTCCGTCATATTCCTG GTGGGCATGCTGCTCAACACAGTTGCACTTTACGTTTTTTGTTACCGTACGAAGCAGAAGACCACCTCAGTGATCTACACCATCAACCTGGCAGTGACGGACCTCTTGGTGAATCTTTCTCTGCCAACCCGCATCTCGCTGTACTACAGCGGTGGAGCTTGCCTCACCTGCTCCTACATGCACATATTCAGCTACTTTGTGAACATGTACTGCAGCATCTTATTTTTAACCTGCATATGTGTCGACCGTTACCTTGCCATTGTGCAG GTTGAAGTTTCACGTCGTTGGAGGAACTCCAGCGTAGCCAAGGTGGTCTGTATTACGGTCTGGCTGTTTGCCATCGTGGTCACATACTCCTTTCTCTCCACTGCGTTCCAGCACACGGGCTGCTGCATCTCaaagctcctcttcctcacaatCACAGAGTTCTTTTTACCCCTCATCGTCATTGTGGTTTTTACTCTTCGCATTATGTGGGCCCTGACAGACCGTCGACTCATGCAGCAGAGCAG GAAGCGGAGGAGAAGAGCCGTCCAGCTACTGACTACTGTGCTGATCATCTTCACAGTCTGTTTCACTCCATTCCACATCAGACAA gttttattgtatttctacCCTGACATGTCCCATCAAGTGATTGTGTACCACTTAACCGTCACTCTAAGTAGCTTGAACAGCTGTATGGATCCAGTTGTCTACTGCTTtgtaacaaataattttaag GCTACAATGAAACACATTCTCCGTCGTGCCGAGCCAGAGCAGACCAGTGGGGACATTGTCAGTATGCAGCACAGCTCCAAGGCCTCTGGGCGGACAGTTAGCGCCATCACCAATAACAGGATCATGATGACCAGGATTCCCAGCATACGACTGAGAGACATTTTGGACAACAAACATACTCCATGA